One genomic segment of Brassica napus cultivar Da-Ae chromosome A3, Da-Ae, whole genome shotgun sequence includes these proteins:
- the LOC106389010 gene encoding probable glucan endo-1,3-beta-glucosidase A6: protein MSVLHLLTLFLLVAVSGAKFSGRPGVNYGQLGDNLPSPSDSVKLIQSLNAKRVKLYDANPAILAALNATDITVSVMVPNELIVNISKSSTLSDEWIRSNILPFHPTTKIRYLLVGNEILSSADSELKSALVPAMRKIQRSLKKLSVKKVKVGTTLAVDVLKTSFPPSSGEFRSDISGSVMKPMLQFLNRTKSFLFVDVYPYFPWAQDPAHVDLGYALFESTNVTVTDPATNLTYHNLFDQMIDAFVFATSRLGYPDLRIWVAETGWPNNGDYDQIGANVYNAATYNRNVVKKLSAVPPVGTPARPGKVLPSFIFALFNENQKTGPGTERHFGLLHPNGSRVYEIELSGETTEFKEKLPAPENNEVYKGKIWCVVAKGANWTQLGEALSYACSQGNNTCDPIKSGGPCHKPDLTVLHASYAFSSYWASFRKTGGTCSFNGLATQTIKDPSFGRCEFPSVTL from the exons ATGAGTGTTCTACATCTTCTTACTCTCTTTCTGCTCGTAGCTGTTTCAG GAGCAAAGTTCTCAGGCCGACCAGGAGTCAACTACGGCCAGCTAGGAGACAACCTCCCGTCTCCGTCCGACTCAGTCAAACTCATCCAATCCCTAAACGCAAAACGCGTCAAGCTCTACGACGCCAACCCAGCCATCCTCGCCGCATTAAACGCCACCGACATCACCGTCTCCGTCATGGTCCCTAACGAGCTCATCGTCAACATCTCAAAATCGTCAACCCTCTCCGACGAGTGGATCCGATCCAACATCCTCCCGTTTCACCCCACCACCAAGATCCGTTACCTCCTCGTCGGCAACGAGATCCTCTCCTCCGCGGACTCCGAGCTCAAATCAGCTCTCGTTCCCGCAATGCGCAAGATCCAACGGTCGCTGAAGAAACTCAGCGTCAAGAAAGTCAAAGTGGGGACCACGCTCGCCGTCGACGTTCTCAAAACTTCGTTTCCTCCTTCGAGCGGCGAGTTCCGTTCGGATATCTCCGGTTCGGTTATGAAACCGATGCTACAGTTCCTAAACCGGACCAAATCGTTTTTATTCGTCGACGTCTACCCGTACTTCCCATGGGCCCAAGATCCGGCCCATGTAGATCTCGGTTACGCGCTTTTCGAATCCACCAACGTCACCGTAACGGATCCCGCCACGAATCTCACCTACCACAACCTCTTCGACCAAATGATCGACGCTTTCGTCTTCGCCACGTCACGCCTCGGGTACCCGGATCTTCGGATCTGGGTCGCGGAAACGGGCTGGCCCAACAACGGAGACTACGATCAGATCGGAGCCAACGTCTACAACGCCGCCACTTACAACCGCAACGTCGTCAAAAAACTCTCCGCCGTGCCTCCGGTGGGAACTCCGGCGCGGCCCGGGAAGGTCCTCCCGTCGTTTATCTTCGCCTTGTTCAACGAGAATCAGAAAACGGGTCCGGGTACGGAGCGGCATTTCGGACTCTTGCACCCGAACGGGTCTCGGGTCTACGAGATTGAGTTGTCGGGGGAGACGACGGAGTTTAAAGAGAAGTTGCCGGCGCCGGAGAACAATGAGGTGTACAAAGGGAAGATATGGTGCGTGGTGGCTAAAGGAGCGAACTGGACTCAGCTTGGTGAAGCTCTATCGTACGCTTGCTCACAGGGGAATAATACTTGCGACCCGATTAAATCCGGAGGTCCGTGTCATAAACCGGATTTAACCGTGTTGCATGCTAGCTACGCGTTTAGCTCTTATTGGGCTAGCTTTCGTAAGACCGGTGGGACTTGCTCGTTTAACGGCCTTGCCACTCAAACCATTAAAGATCCAA GCTTTGGACGTTGCGAGTTTCCGAGCGTGACACTGTGA
- the LOC106389009 gene encoding probable xyloglucan glycosyltransferase 6 — translation MSRSQNEEFQQWWNKQRNRDHDGGGGGGDDEAFLTVEIRTPAVDPTDKDRIRTRTLRQLSRLYLLRLKQLASSSVWIASSFLHLLRTANRRIANDNPPSSTSSARLYRLIKAFLVVVVLLLCFELAAYFKGWHFTPPSVASAEAAVEVAYAWWLEIRASYLAPPLQSLTNVCIVLFLIQSVDRLVLVLGCFWIKLRRIKPVAAMEYPAKPVGEGIRLEDYPMVLVQIPMCNEKEVYQQSIGAVCMLDWPKERMLIQILDDSSELDVQVLIKAEVQKWQQRGVRIVYRHRLIRTGYKAGNLKAAMNCEYVKDYEFVAIFDADFQPPAEFLKKTVPHFKGREDLALVQTRWAFVNKDENLLTRLQNINLSFHFEVEQQVNGVFINFFGFNGTAGVWRIKALEDCGGWLERTTVEDMDIAVRAHLCGWKFIYLNDVKCLCELPESYEAYKKQQYRWHSGPMQLFRLCFMDILRSKVSVGKKANMIFLFFLLRKLILPFYSFTLFCVILPLTMFFPEANLPSWVVCYIPGIMSILNIIPAPRSFPFIVPYLLFENTMSVTKFGAMISGLFKFGSSYEWVVTKKLGRSSEADLIAYAESGSLVESTNIQRSSSDSGLTELSKLGAAKKAGKTKRNRLYRTEIALAFILLAASVRSLLSAQGIHFYFLLFQGLTFVIVGLDLIGEQVS, via the exons ATGTCTCGCTCCCAGAACGAGGAGTTTCAGCAATGGTGGAATAAGCAGCGGAACAGAGACCacgacggcggcggcggcggaggcGACGACGAAGCATTCCTCACCGTCGAAATCCGAACTCCGGCCGTTGACCCGACGGACAAAGATCGGATCCGGACACGGACCCTCCGCCAGCTCTCCCGCCTCTACCTCCTCAGGCTCAAGCAGCTCGCCTCCTCCTCCGTCTGGATCGCCTCCTCCTTCCTCCACCTCCTCCGCACCGCCAACCGCCGCATCGCCAACGACAATCCCCCCTCTTCGACCTCCTCCGCGAGGCTGTACCGTCTCATCAAGGCCTTCCTTGTCGTCGTCGTCCTCCTCCTCTGCTTCGAGCTCGCCGCCTACTTCAAAGGATGGCACTTCACGCCTCCCTCCGTGGCCTCCGCCGAGGCAGCCGTGGAGGTGGCTTACGCTTGGTGGCTCGAGATCAGGGCGTCTTACTTGGCGCCGCCGCTTCAGAGCTTGACTAATGTCTGCATTGTCCTCTTCTTGATTCAGTCTGTTGACCGTCTGGTGCTTGTGCTTGGATGCTTCTGGATCAAACTCCGTAGGATTAAGCCTGTCGCGGCTATGGAGTACCCGGCTAAACCGGTTGGTGAGGGGATTAGATTGGAGGATTATCCTATGGTGCTTGTGCAGATTCCTATGTGTAATGAGAAGGAG GTTTACCAACAATCTATTGGAGCGGTGTGTATGCTTGACTGGCCAAAAGAGAGAATGCTAATCCAGATTCTTGATGACTCAAGTGAGTTAGACGTCCAGGTGCTTATAAAGGCTGAAGTACAGAAATGGCAGCAAAGGGGTGTTCGGATAGTGTATAGACACCGTCTCATACGTACTGGTTACAAGGCTGGAAACCTCAAAGCTGCAATGAACTGCGAATACGTCAAAGATTACGAGTTTGTCGCCATTTTCGATGCAGATTTCCAGCCGCCGGCAGAGTTTTTGAAGAAAACGGTCCCTCATTTTAAG GGGAGAGAAGACTTAGCCTTGGTCCAAACACGGTGGGCCTTTGTGAACAAAGACGAAAATTTGCTTACAAGGCTACAGAACATAAACTTGTCTTTCCACTTCGAAGTCGAACAGCAGGTTAACGGTGTCTTTATCAACTTCTTTGGCTTTAATGGAACTGCTGGTGTTTGGAGAATCAAAGCTCTTGAGGATTGTGGTGGTTGGTTGGAGCGAACAACTGTTGAAGACATGGATATAGCCGTCCGTGCTCATCTCTGTGGATGGAAGTTCATCTATCTCAATGACGTCAAG TGTCTCTGCGAGCTTCCGGAGTCTTATGAGGCGTACAAGAAGCAGCAGTACCGTTGGCATTCAGGTCCAATGCAACTGTTCCGTTTGTGTTTCATGGACATTCTTCGCTCAAAG GTGAGTGTAGGCAAGAAAGCTAATATGatatttctcttcttcttgctaAGGAAGCTTATCTTACCATTCTACTCATTCACTCTCTTCTGCGTCATTCTCCCATTGACAATGTTCTTCCCAGAAGCTAACTTACCATCATGGGTCGTTTGCTACATCCCCGGGATCATGTCCATCTTAAACATCATCCCAGCCCCAAGATCGTTCCCTTTCATCGTCCCTTACCTCCTATTTGAAAACACAATGTCTGTCACCAAGTTTGGAGCCATGATCTCTGGTTTGTTCAAGTTTGGAAGCTCTTACGAGTGGGTGGTCACCAAGAAGCTAGGGAGATCCTCCGAGGCTGATCTGATTGCCTACGCAGAGTCAGGGTCCTTGGTTGAGTCAACGAATATTCAAAGATCGTCGTCTGATTCGGGTTTAACCGAGCTTAGCAAGCTAGGAGCGGCTAAGAAAGCTGGGAAGACTAAAAGAAACCGTCTGTACAGAACAGAGATTGCTTTGGCTTTCATCCTCTTGGCTGCCTCGGTGAGAAGCTTGTTGTCTGCGCAAGGGATACACTTCTACTTCCTCTTGTTCCAAGGACTCACTTTCGTGATTGTTGGTCTGGATTTGATTGGAGAACAGGTCAgttag